From Streptomyces zhihengii, the proteins below share one genomic window:
- a CDS encoding 5-carboxymethyl-2-hydroxymuconate Delta-isomerase yields the protein MPQITVDCSPGARTALDRRTFALALHRLVVDTVDTRLEACKTRFRPADETVVGDGETDAPLVHVGIALLPGRSEELKARLSQAVVDLLLEHLGTAGGVAPHVSAEIRELEPSYRKR from the coding sequence ATGCCCCAGATCACCGTCGACTGCTCACCCGGCGCCCGAACCGCCCTCGACCGGCGGACGTTCGCGCTCGCCCTCCACCGGCTGGTCGTCGACACCGTCGACACCCGGCTGGAGGCCTGCAAGACCCGCTTCCGCCCCGCCGACGAGACCGTCGTCGGCGACGGGGAGACGGACGCCCCGCTGGTCCACGTCGGCATCGCCCTGCTGCCCGGCCGCAGCGAGGAGCTCAAGGCGCGGCTCTCGCAGGCCGTGGTGGACCTGCTGCTGGAGCACCTCGGCACCGCCGGCGGCGTGGCGCCGCACGTCTCCGCCGAGATCCGCGAGCTCGAACCGTCCTACCGCAAGCGCTGA
- a CDS encoding phosphatase PAP2 family protein: MGEATVKTLDSRTATPSPIVDDEAAVPSSRTDDVRPAWRSRTPRTPRRPRIWFEVLLIAVSYWTYSLIRNAVPEQKQQALKNADWIWDVEKTLGIAVEQSVNHAVNSVTWLIVSMNYYYATLHFVVTIGVLVWLYRWHPGRYAAARLVLFATTGVALVGYYLYPLAPPRLMNGQDFIDTVLVHQTWGSMASGNLKNMSNQYAAMPSMHIGWSLWCGLIICALATAPWAKILGALYPTLTLVVIVATANHFWLDAVGGMICLAFGFAVSYAWYRALPQGLPQHVPADLNTPRTPLSARLGRLGRRSRA, from the coding sequence ATGGGTGAAGCGACCGTGAAGACTCTCGACAGCCGGACGGCGACCCCGTCACCCATCGTGGACGACGAGGCCGCGGTCCCCTCCTCGCGCACGGACGACGTCCGCCCGGCGTGGCGCTCCCGCACTCCGCGGACGCCCCGCCGGCCGCGGATCTGGTTCGAAGTCCTGCTGATCGCCGTCAGTTACTGGACGTACTCGCTGATCCGCAACGCCGTCCCCGAGCAGAAGCAGCAGGCGCTGAAGAACGCCGACTGGATCTGGGACGTCGAGAAGACCCTCGGCATAGCGGTCGAGCAGTCGGTCAATCATGCCGTGAACTCGGTGACATGGCTGATCGTGTCGATGAATTACTACTACGCGACGCTGCATTTCGTGGTGACCATCGGTGTGCTGGTCTGGCTCTACCGATGGCACCCGGGCCGCTACGCCGCGGCCCGTCTGGTGCTGTTCGCCACCACCGGTGTGGCACTGGTCGGTTACTACCTGTATCCGCTCGCGCCGCCCCGGCTGATGAACGGGCAGGACTTCATCGACACCGTGCTGGTGCACCAGACCTGGGGGTCGATGGCCTCCGGGAACCTGAAGAACATGTCCAACCAGTACGCGGCGATGCCGTCGATGCACATCGGCTGGTCGCTGTGGTGCGGTCTGATCATCTGCGCGCTGGCGACGGCCCCGTGGGCGAAGATCCTCGGCGCGCTGTACCCGACGCTCACGCTGGTCGTGATCGTGGCGACCGCGAACCACTTCTGGCTCGACGCCGTGGGCGGGATGATCTGCCTCGCGTTCGGCTTCGCCGTCTCCTACGCGTGGTACCGGGCGCTCCCCCAGGGCCTGCCGCAGCACGTCCCGGCCGA
- a CDS encoding TetR/AcrR family transcriptional regulator: MTTGVRRRMGVEERRQQLIGVALELFSHRSPDDVSIDEIAAAAGISRPLVYHYFPGKQSLYEAALRRAADELAGLFEEPHDGPLGARLLRVMGRFFDFVDEHGPGFSALMRGGPAVGSSTTHAMIDGVRQAAYDQILAHLGVAEPSPRLALVVRSWVSLAESTALIWLDGRLVPRGELELQLVHDFAALAAVSAAYDEEMAGVLAEILSREPADGPFGDLVGRLVRLGPLVVPGQRLR; the protein is encoded by the coding sequence ATGACGACCGGGGTACGGCGCAGGATGGGCGTCGAGGAACGCAGGCAGCAGCTCATCGGCGTGGCGCTGGAGCTGTTCAGCCACCGCTCCCCCGACGACGTCTCCATCGACGAGATCGCGGCCGCCGCGGGCATCTCGCGGCCGCTGGTCTACCACTACTTCCCCGGCAAGCAGAGCCTGTACGAGGCGGCGCTGCGCCGCGCGGCCGACGAGCTCGCCGGGCTGTTCGAGGAGCCGCACGACGGCCCGCTCGGCGCCCGGCTGCTGCGGGTCATGGGGCGCTTCTTCGACTTCGTCGACGAACACGGCCCGGGTTTCTCCGCCTTGATGCGCGGCGGCCCCGCGGTCGGCTCGTCCACCACCCACGCGATGATCGACGGGGTGCGGCAGGCGGCGTACGACCAGATCCTCGCCCACCTCGGCGTCGCCGAACCCTCGCCGCGCCTGGCCCTGGTGGTCCGCTCCTGGGTGTCGCTCGCCGAGTCGACGGCGCTGATCTGGCTGGACGGGCGGCTGGTCCCGCGCGGCGAGCTGGAGTTGCAGCTCGTGCACGACTTCGCCGCGCTGGCGGCGGTGAGCGCGGCGTACGACGAGGAGATGGCCGGGGTGCTGGCGGAGATCCTCTCCCGGGAGCCGGCCGACGGCCCGTTCGGCGATCTCGTCGGCCGGCTGGTGCGGCTGGGGCCGCTGGTGGTGCCGGGTCAGCGCTTGCGGTAG
- a CDS encoding LacI family DNA-binding transcriptional regulator, translating to MTAPARLADIAAQAGVSEATVSRVLNGKPGVAATTRQSVLAALDVLGYERPVRLRRRSAGLVGLITPELENPIFPALAQVIGQALTRQGYTPVLATQTPGGSTEDELTEMLVERGVSGIIFVSGLHADTTADTQRYERLRAQGVPFVLVDGFSPHVRAPFISPDDRGAMRLAVTHLVSLGHVRLGLAVGPRRFVPVQRKIEGFVQAVGDQLGCDPHTVEHELIQHSLYTLEGGQAAAAALMDRGCTAVVCASDMMALGAIRAARQRGLEVPDDVSVVGFDDSPLIAFTDPPLTTVRKPVPAMGQATVRALLEEIGDAHSGEGADRRAPVHGEFVFMPELVVRGSTASAPRQATLPDPRVPPRP from the coding sequence GTGACCGCTCCCGCACGCCTGGCCGACATCGCCGCCCAGGCGGGGGTCAGCGAAGCGACGGTGAGCCGGGTTCTCAACGGGAAGCCCGGAGTCGCCGCGACCACCCGCCAGTCCGTTCTCGCCGCACTCGACGTGCTCGGCTACGAGCGCCCCGTCCGGCTGCGCCGCCGCAGCGCCGGGCTGGTCGGACTGATCACTCCCGAGCTGGAGAACCCGATCTTCCCCGCGCTCGCGCAGGTGATCGGCCAGGCGCTGACCCGCCAGGGGTACACCCCGGTGCTCGCCACCCAGACGCCCGGCGGCTCCACCGAGGACGAGCTGACCGAGATGCTGGTGGAACGGGGCGTCTCCGGCATCATCTTCGTCTCCGGGCTGCACGCCGACACCACGGCGGACACCCAGCGCTACGAGCGGCTGCGCGCCCAGGGGGTGCCGTTCGTCCTCGTCGACGGGTTCTCGCCGCACGTCCGGGCGCCGTTCATCTCGCCGGACGACCGCGGGGCGATGCGGCTGGCGGTCACGCATCTGGTGTCACTCGGTCACGTACGGCTCGGACTGGCCGTCGGGCCCCGCCGTTTCGTCCCGGTCCAGCGGAAGATCGAGGGGTTCGTCCAGGCGGTCGGCGATCAGCTCGGCTGCGATCCGCACACGGTCGAGCACGAGCTGATACAGCACTCGCTCTACACCCTGGAGGGCGGGCAGGCCGCCGCCGCCGCGCTGATGGACCGCGGGTGCACGGCCGTTGTCTGCGCCAGCGACATGATGGCGCTGGGCGCGATCCGGGCCGCCCGGCAGCGGGGGCTCGAAGTGCCGGACGACGTCTCCGTCGTGGGTTTCGACGACTCGCCGCTGATCGCCTTCACCGATCCGCCGCTGACCACCGTGCGCAAGCCGGTGCCCGCGATGGGGCAGGCCACGGTGCGCGCGCTGCTGGAGGAGATCGGCGACGCGCACTCGGGCGAGGGGGCGGACCGCCGGGCCCCCGTGCACGGGGAATTCGTGTTCATGCCGGAGCTGGTGGTGCGCGGTTCGACCGCCTCGGCCCCCCGGCAGGCCACCCTGCCGGACCCCCGGGTACCCCCTCGTCCGTAG
- a CDS encoding bifunctional serine/threonine-protein kinase/ABC transporter substrate-binding protein, protein MQPPGPGDPAHVAGYRVVGRLGAGGMGVVLLGRSPGGALVAIKLIRSEYADDASFRTRFRREVAIARRVVNRYAVPVVDADTEAAAPWLATEFVPGPALADAVADTGPLPASSVRALGAMLADALDAVHREGMVHRDVKPGNVLLAPDGPRLIDFGIARALDDTVLTATDMVVGSPGFLSPEQATGTRIGPPSDLFSLGCVLVHAATGQRPFGSGPVDALLYRTVHDEPRLDGVPGELRPLVRACLDKDPARRPDAAALRAAWAADTAHAGWLPAAVSHLIAERSARMLALPDIEATLVPAAAPDAPTAAPAPGRPPRRRMLAYLGSGAAVLATGGTTAWLIGRDGDRGTGGGGGTGRAAPAARPELRIGLQADLSGPGRATGTAHEQGIRLAVEEHNARADEPFTLALTVADDRGDPEAARSAAARLAADERITAVIGATGPDAAGAVLGAYDEAALTLLSALDGDTRHMNRVFLCARPSNAMQMYPVAQYLGLHGLDDIAVVDDESEYGRQTTRFLAEGLRGTGGRTVLARTVPAGAADLDARARELAAARPGAVVHGGGAEAAAEFARALAKAGYRGPRIAGQAAHDAGFPAAAGAAADGWLVVSTATDPLAAPAARAFTRAFRTRWDGAAPPPFAAEAYDAVRLVAACVRGLGRERVTRGDLVPVLRKTRHEGVSKTYAFEPENGAFVGTGTFFYRVTGGAFRFLGPDPKAV, encoded by the coding sequence CTGCAGCCGCCCGGACCGGGCGACCCCGCGCACGTCGCCGGCTACCGCGTCGTCGGCCGGCTCGGCGCCGGCGGCATGGGCGTCGTGCTGCTGGGGCGTTCGCCGGGCGGCGCCCTCGTCGCCATCAAGCTGATCCGGTCCGAGTACGCGGACGACGCCTCCTTCCGCACCCGGTTCCGGCGCGAGGTCGCCATCGCCCGCCGGGTCGTCAACCGGTATGCCGTGCCCGTGGTCGACGCCGACACCGAGGCCGCGGCGCCGTGGCTGGCGACGGAGTTCGTCCCCGGTCCCGCGCTCGCCGACGCCGTCGCCGACACGGGGCCGCTGCCCGCGTCCAGCGTGCGGGCGCTCGGCGCGATGCTCGCCGACGCCCTCGACGCCGTGCACCGCGAGGGCATGGTGCACCGGGACGTGAAGCCGGGCAATGTGCTGCTGGCCCCCGACGGGCCGCGCCTGATCGACTTCGGCATCGCCCGCGCGCTCGACGACACCGTGCTCACCGCGACCGACATGGTCGTCGGCTCGCCCGGCTTCCTCTCGCCCGAGCAGGCCACCGGCACCCGGATCGGCCCGCCGAGCGACCTGTTCTCCCTCGGCTGCGTCCTCGTCCACGCGGCGACCGGGCAGCGGCCCTTCGGCAGCGGGCCGGTCGACGCCCTGCTGTACCGGACCGTCCACGACGAGCCGCGGCTCGACGGCGTCCCCGGCGAACTGCGCCCCCTGGTGCGCGCCTGCCTCGACAAGGACCCGGCGCGACGGCCGGACGCCGCCGCCCTGCGCGCCGCCTGGGCCGCCGACACCGCGCACGCCGGCTGGCTGCCCGCCGCCGTCAGCCACCTCATCGCCGAACGGTCCGCGCGGATGCTGGCCCTGCCGGACATCGAGGCCACCCTCGTCCCGGCGGCCGCCCCGGACGCCCCCACGGCGGCACCCGCGCCCGGACGGCCGCCGAGACGCCGGATGCTGGCCTACCTCGGCTCCGGTGCGGCGGTCCTCGCGACCGGCGGCACGACGGCCTGGCTCATCGGCCGGGACGGGGACCGCGGCACCGGCGGGGGCGGCGGCACCGGCCGAGCCGCGCCGGCCGCCCGGCCCGAGCTCCGCATCGGGCTCCAGGCCGACCTCAGCGGACCGGGACGCGCCACGGGCACCGCCCATGAACAGGGCATCCGGCTCGCGGTGGAGGAGCACAACGCCCGCGCGGACGAGCCGTTCACCCTCGCCCTCACCGTCGCCGACGACCGAGGCGACCCGGAGGCCGCGCGGAGCGCCGCCGCCCGGCTCGCCGCCGACGAGCGGATCACCGCGGTGATCGGGGCCACCGGCCCCGACGCGGCCGGCGCGGTGCTCGGCGCCTACGACGAGGCGGCCCTCACCCTGCTCAGCGCGCTGGACGGCGACACCCGCCACATGAACCGGGTCTTCCTGTGCGCCCGGCCCAGCAACGCCATGCAGATGTACCCCGTCGCCCAGTACCTCGGACTGCACGGCCTCGACGACATCGCCGTCGTCGACGACGAGAGCGAGTACGGACGGCAGACGACCCGCTTCCTCGCCGAGGGGCTGCGCGGCACCGGCGGGCGCACCGTCCTCGCCCGGACCGTCCCGGCGGGCGCCGCCGACCTCGACGCCCGGGCGCGCGAACTGGCCGCGGCACGCCCCGGGGCCGTCGTCCACGGGGGCGGCGCCGAGGCTGCGGCCGAGTTCGCCCGCGCCCTGGCGAAGGCGGGCTACCGGGGGCCGCGCATCGCCGGCCAGGCCGCGCACGACGCCGGCTTCCCCGCCGCGGCGGGCGCCGCCGCCGACGGCTGGCTGGTGGTCTCCACCGCCACCGACCCGCTCGCCGCCCCCGCGGCCCGCGCGTTCACCCGCGCCTTCCGCACCCGCTGGGACGGCGCCGCGCCGCCGCCGTTCGCGGCCGAGGCGTACGACGCGGTCCGTCTGGTCGCCGCCTGTGTGCGCGGCCTGGGCAGGGAGCGCGTCACCCGGGGGGACCTGGTGCCGGTGCTGCGCAAGACCCGCCACGAGGGCGTCTCCAAGACCTACGCCTTCGAACCGGAGAACGGCGCCTTCGTGGGCACCGGCACCTTCTTCTACCGGGTCACCGGCGGTGCGTTCCGCTTCCTCGGCCCGGACCCGAAGGCGGTGTGA